From a region of the Fervidobacterium sp. genome:
- a CDS encoding tetratricopeptide repeat protein: protein MNIESVINEEIIRKNFSKAKQLTEHFSDTLQKYNALGIVYFYKGNLDSAKNMFEEVLEINRIG from the coding sequence ATGAACATAGAAAGCGTGATAAACGAGGAAATCATTAGAAAGAACTTTTCAAAAGCCAAACAATTAACTGAACACTTTTCTGATACTTTACAAAAATATAACGCTCTTGGAATTGTATATTTTTACAAAGGCAATCTTGATTCGGCAAAGAATATGTTCGAAGAGGTTTTAGAAATCAATCGGATTGGTTAG
- a CDS encoding GNAT family N-acetyltransferase, protein MICNENICLRPLSLEDTNFVLELRNDLDDSLSYFSDYPLYDFEHIDWLKKKEKDIDMIIEYKGQRVGRVRITNIDYRNQKCEFGIHIHKNFRGMGLAYKAGSIIIDYVFRNLPIRKIYLYTMEENVKAVKLFQKLGFVIEGTLIEEVFKDGKWRNVLRMAIFRQDSKN, encoded by the coding sequence TTGATTTGCAATGAAAATATCTGCTTAAGACCACTGAGTTTGGAAGACACGAATTTCGTGCTTGAACTTAGAAACGATCTTGACGATTCATTAAGTTACTTCAGTGATTACCCTTTATACGACTTTGAACATATAGATTGGTTAAAGAAAAAAGAAAAGGACATCGACATGATAATAGAATATAAAGGACAACGAGTTGGCCGTGTGAGGATAACAAATATAGATTACAGAAATCAAAAATGTGAATTCGGAATCCACATACATAAAAATTTCAGAGGTATGGGTTTAGCTTATAAGGCTGGTTCGATTATAATTGATTATGTTTTTCGAAATCTCCCTATAAGGAAAATATACTTGTATACCATGGAAGAAAATGTTAAAGCAGTTAAATTATTCCAAAAGTTAGGTTTTGTAATTGAAGGCACACTTATTGAAGAAGTTTTTAAAGATGGAAAGTGGAGGAATGTCTTGAGAATGGCTATTTTCAGACAGGACTCGAAAAATTAA
- a CDS encoding AAA family ATPase: MKNLPIGISDFRKMIEEGYIYVDKTKYVYEMIRDSEYIFLSRPRRFGKSLLVSVLEYLFKGEKGLFIDTWIYDKWDWESFPVVRLDMNRLNTEDTDLFKQSLDDEICFLAQQYNINLKRNTYDGRFSELIEDLYYKYNKQVVLLIDEYEKPILDHISDKDKAKQMRDILRQVYTKIKSLDKYLRFVFLTGITKYTKAGVFSTLNNLADISLHEDF, from the coding sequence ATGAAAAATTTACCTATTGGAATAAGTGACTTTCGAAAAATGATAGAAGAAGGTTATATATACGTAGACAAAACAAAGTATGTGTACGAAATGATAAGAGATAGTGAATACATATTCCTATCTCGCCCAAGAAGATTTGGGAAGAGTTTACTTGTGAGTGTGCTTGAGTATTTGTTTAAAGGAGAAAAAGGATTATTTATAGACACATGGATATATGACAAATGGGATTGGGAAAGCTTTCCTGTGGTTAGGTTGGATATGAACAGACTGAACACAGAAGATACTGATTTATTCAAACAATCGCTTGATGATGAAATTTGTTTCCTTGCACAGCAATATAATATCAACTTGAAAAGAAATACATATGATGGAAGATTTTCAGAGTTAATCGAAGATTTGTATTACAAATACAATAAACAAGTGGTATTATTGATAGACGAATACGAAAAGCCAATACTTGATCACATATCAGACAAAGATAAAGCCAAACAAATGAGAGATATCCTCAGACAAGTGTACACAAAAATCAAAAGTCTTGACAAATACCTTCGCTTTGTTTTTCTCACAGGTATAACCAAATACACAAAAGCTGGTGTTTTCTCTACTCTCAACAACCTTGCCGATATCTCTCTTCACGAAGACTTCAG
- the glf gene encoding UDP-galactopyranose mutase: MFDVIVVGAGLSGATSARILAEAGYKVLVIEKHKHIAGHCHDFKDENGITIHTYGPHIFHTNSKQVWDFVNRFTRFHYYQHKVLSYVEGKLVPFPINRDTLAQVFGINIATYEVEEFLEKEVKKSKFNTPAKNFRDVVVSQVGERLYELFFKNYTIKQWEKDPEELAPDVAKRIPIRTNRDDRYFSDKYQGIPKQGYTKMVEKMLEHKNISLMLGVDYFEVRDLFKAKLTVYTGELDRFFDYMYGELEYRSLRLELEQVEKEYYQPVAVVNYPNEYDWTRITEYKHFLGEKSEKTVVCYEYPLSKGEPYYIVMTKENMERREKYIKQVEELEKTREYIFVGRLAEYKYYNMDQVIERAIEKVNSVLK; encoded by the coding sequence TTGTTTGACGTAATAGTAGTTGGAGCAGGTTTATCTGGAGCAACTTCGGCACGTATCTTGGCAGAAGCGGGTTACAAGGTTTTAGTTATTGAAAAACATAAGCACATTGCCGGACATTGTCATGATTTCAAAGACGAAAATGGTATTACCATCCATACCTATGGCCCCCATATATTTCATACTAATAGCAAGCAAGTCTGGGATTTTGTCAATCGATTCACGAGGTTTCATTACTACCAGCACAAAGTATTAAGCTATGTTGAAGGGAAGCTTGTGCCTTTTCCTATCAACCGTGATACACTTGCTCAAGTTTTTGGTATTAATATCGCAACTTATGAAGTTGAAGAGTTTCTTGAAAAGGAAGTCAAAAAGTCGAAGTTCAACACTCCAGCTAAAAACTTCAGAGATGTTGTTGTATCACAAGTGGGGGAAAGGTTATATGAGTTATTTTTCAAGAATTACACAATCAAACAATGGGAGAAAGATCCAGAAGAGCTTGCGCCAGATGTAGCAAAGAGAATACCTATAAGAACAAACAGAGATGATAGGTATTTTTCGGATAAGTACCAAGGTATACCAAAACAAGGTTATACGAAGATGGTAGAAAAAATGCTCGAGCATAAAAACATATCCTTAATGCTGGGAGTGGATTATTTTGAAGTGCGAGACTTGTTCAAAGCAAAATTAACAGTGTACACAGGGGAATTAGACAGATTTTTCGATTATATGTACGGTGAATTGGAGTACAGATCACTAAGATTGGAACTCGAGCAAGTGGAGAAAGAATACTACCAGCCGGTAGCGGTGGTGAATTATCCAAATGAATATGATTGGACGAGAATAACGGAATACAAACACTTTTTAGGAGAAAAAAGTGAGAAAACGGTGGTGTGTTACGAATATCCATTATCGAAAGGTGAACCATATTACATAGTGATGACGAAAGAGAACATGGAAAGAAGAGAAAAGTATATAAAACAAGTGGAAGAACTTGAAAAAACAAGAGAGTATATATTTGTGGGAAGACTTGCTGAGTACAAATATTACAATATGGACCAAGTAATCGAGCGAGCAATTGAGAAAGTAAATTCGGTACTTAAATGA
- a CDS encoding DegT/DnrJ/EryC1/StrS family aminotransferase: MIKLSAPDVGEEELAEIKKVLESGWLIQGDKVYEFENMVKRYLNVKHVLAVSNGTAALHLALLALGISQGDEVIVPDFTFPATANVVEMIGAKCQFVDVDISTFNIDPEKITNKITEKTKAIIVVHEFGCPARMDKIMDIADKYNLKVIEDAACALGSDFNGKKVGTIGHVGCFSLHPRKNITTGEGGLVATNDEKVAEKVSLLRNHGIKIRDGKVTFEIAGLNYRLTNIQGAIGIVQMKKLESIIQKRRLLAEIYTNFLKEIPWIKLPYEPLYGTHIWQTYHVLLDERINRNSLIEYLRANGIESNYGAYAVHREPYYKRKYDLQDYNYQNSIVSADRGLALPMHSKLDYEDIAYIARTLEKYKV; this comes from the coding sequence ATGATTAAACTAAGCGCTCCAGACGTTGGTGAAGAGGAACTTGCGGAAATTAAAAAAGTTTTAGAGAGTGGTTGGCTTATTCAAGGCGATAAAGTATATGAGTTTGAAAATATGGTCAAAAGATATCTGAATGTGAAGCATGTGCTAGCTGTAAGCAATGGCACAGCTGCATTACACCTTGCCCTTTTGGCACTTGGTATATCTCAAGGAGATGAAGTTATAGTTCCGGATTTCACCTTTCCAGCAACTGCGAATGTTGTAGAAATGATTGGCGCTAAGTGTCAATTTGTCGATGTGGATATCTCAACGTTTAACATTGATCCTGAAAAAATAACGAACAAAATAACAGAAAAAACAAAAGCTATTATTGTTGTTCATGAATTTGGATGCCCGGCTAGGATGGATAAAATCATGGATATTGCAGACAAGTACAATTTAAAAGTTATAGAAGACGCTGCTTGCGCGCTCGGTAGTGATTTTAACGGTAAAAAGGTTGGTACTATCGGTCATGTAGGATGTTTTAGTTTGCACCCAAGAAAAAATATAACTACAGGCGAAGGAGGACTTGTTGCAACAAACGATGAAAAGGTTGCTGAAAAAGTAAGTTTGTTGAGAAACCACGGTATTAAAATTAGGGATGGAAAAGTTACTTTCGAAATTGCCGGGTTGAATTATAGGCTAACAAATATTCAAGGAGCTATCGGTATCGTTCAAATGAAAAAACTTGAGTCGATAATACAAAAACGGAGACTGTTAGCTGAAATCTACACCAATTTTTTGAAGGAAATACCTTGGATAAAATTACCGTATGAACCACTTTATGGAACCCACATATGGCAAACGTATCATGTCTTACTTGACGAAAGAATTAATAGAAATTCTTTGATAGAATACCTGAGAGCAAATGGAATCGAATCAAACTACGGAGCATATGCTGTTCATCGAGAACCTTACTACAAAAGAAAGTACGACTTACAAGATTATAATTACCAAAATTCCATAGTATCAGCGGACAGAGGACTTGCGTTACCCATGCACAGTAAATTAGATTATGAAGATATAGCCTACATAGCAAGAACGCTAGAGAAGTACAAAGTTTAA